One part of the Quercus lobata isolate SW786 chromosome 7, ValleyOak3.0 Primary Assembly, whole genome shotgun sequence genome encodes these proteins:
- the LOC115953753 gene encoding ribulose bisphosphate carboxylase/oxygenase activase, chloroplastic-like yields the protein MAAASVPTVGAVNRAPLKLNGSGAGALVPSSAFWGNSLKKVSPKITNQRISSGSFKAVAEYDEQKQTSKDKWGGLAFDTSDDQQDITRGKGMVDTVFQAAMGSGTHHAVMSSYDYISAGLRQFKLDNNMDGFYIAPAFMDKLVVHITKNFLNLPNIKVPLILGIWGGKGQGKSFQCELVFAKMGINPIVMSAGELESGNAGEPAKLIRQRYREAADIISKGKMCCLFINDLDAGAGRMGGTTQYTVNNQMVNATLMNIADNPTSVQLPGMYNKVENPRVPIIVTGNDFSTLYAPLIRDGRMEKFYWAPTREDCIGVCTGIFRTDGVPKEGIVKLVDTFPGQSIDFFGALRARIYDDEVRKWISGVGVENVGKRLVNSKEGPPTFDQPKITLEKLLEYGNMLVQEQENVKRIQLAEKYLNEAALGDANEDAIKNGNFYGKAAQQFKLPVREGSTDPSAANFDPTARSDDGSCLYQF from the exons ATGGCTGCTGCTTCAGTTCCGACTGTAGGAGCTGTTAACAGAGCGCCG CTGAAATTGAATGGCTCTGGGGCTGGAGCTTTGGTTCCAAGCTCGGCATTCTGGGGCAACAGCTTGAAGAAAGTGAGCCCCAAGATCACCAACCAGAGAATATCTTCTGGGAGTTTCAAGGCTGTTGCGGAGTATGATGAGCAAAAGCAGACATCCAAGGACAAATGGGGAGGACTTGCCTTTGACACTTCGGACGACCAGCAGGATATCACTAGGGGAAAGGGAATGGTGGACACTGTTTTTCAAGCTGCCATGGGTTCTGGGACTCACCATGCTGTCATGAGCTCCTATGATTATATCAGTGCTGGTCTTCGCCA ATTCAAACTTGACAACAACATGGATGGATTTTACATTGCACCCGCATTCATGGACAAGTTGGTTGTTCACATCACCAAGAACTTCTTGAACTTGCCAAACATTAAG GTACCTCTCATCTTGGGTATCTGGGGAGGCAAAGGTCAGGGAAAATCATTCCAATGTGAGCTTGTCTTTGCAAAAATGGGAATCAA CCCCATCGTGATGAGTGCTGGAGAATTGGAAAGTGGGAATGCTGGAGAGCCTGCAAAATTGATTAGGCAAAGGTATCGCGAAGCAGCAGACATTATCAGCAAGGGAAAAATGTGCTGCCTATTCATCAATGACCTCGATGCTGGAGCGGGTAGGATGGGCGGTACTACCCAATACACTGTCAACAATCAGATGGTGAATGCCACTCTTATGAACATTGCTGATAACCCAACCAGTGTCCAGCTTCCTGGTATGTACAACAAGGTGGAAAATCCACGCGTTCCCATCATAGTCACTGGTAATGACTTCTCCACATTGTATGCCCCTCTCATCCGTGATGGTCGTATGGAAAAGTTCTACTGGGCACCTACACGGGAAGACTGCATTGGTGTCTGCACGGGCATTTTCCGGACAGATGGTGTACCTAAGGAGGGCATAGTGAAGCTTGTTGACACCTTCCCTGGACAGTCCATTG ATTTCTTTGGTGCTCTCAGGGCAAGAATCTATGATGATGAAGTGAGGAAATGGATATCTGGCGTGGGTGTAGAGAATGTAGGTAAACGGCTTGTGAACTCAAAGGAGGGGCCTCCAACCTTTGATCAACCAAAAATTACACTTGAGAAGCTCCTTGAGTATGGAAACATGCTTGTTCAAGAGCAGGAAAATGTAAAGAGAATTCAATTGGCTGAGAAGTACTTGAATGAGGCAGCTCTTGGAGATGCAAATGAAGATGCTATCAAGAATGGAAACTTCTATG GCAAAGCAGCCCAACAATTTAAGCTTCCTGTTCGGGAAGGCAGCACTGATCCATCTGCTGCAAACTTTGATCCAACAGCTAGGAGTGATGATGGGTCCTGCCTGTATCAATTTTAA
- the LOC115952351 gene encoding L-type lectin-domain containing receptor kinase S.4-like: MPISFTCLKILFPNMATLLRLFFALIFLSIPVSSQLNQFFLAGFKDVGTNITLNGIAEIQKTGILKLTNETSRLMGHTFYTSPFQFKNSTNGKAFSFSTSFVFTIVPEYPKLGGHGLAFTIATTKDLQAHPSQYLGLFNPSDVGNSSDHLFAVEFDTVQDFEFGDINDNHVGIDINSLTSNASATAAYFTDSSTKQDLNLKSGKAIQAWIDYDSVQNVLNVTISPFSSKPSKPILSFPLDLSPILQESMYVGFSASTGLLASSHYVLGWSFKINGQAPALDLSSLPSLPGLKKQQYTALKVGVSVSAIVLALSAIFVAIYLFRKIKNADIVEDWELELGPHRYSYPELKKATNGFGEKGLLGSGGFGLVYKGTLPNSKTQVAVKRISHKSQQGLREFVSEIASIGRLRHRNLVQLLGWCRKRGDLLLVYDFMANGSLDNSLFDEPKTVLSWEQRFTIIKGVASGLLYLHEGYEQVVIHRDVKASNVLLDSELNGRLGDFGLARLCEHGSNPGTTRVVGTLGYLAPELPRTGKATTCSDVFAFGALLLEVACGRRPIEPKAMPEELVLVDWVWDRFIEGKLLDVVDPRLNGDFDESEMVMVLKLGLMCSNNAPMARPSMRQVVRYLEGEANISDDLRAPSEFNGGKGHVEGFDDFVHSFASSSFGRMDSFSSTMNRNRSVSLASLSTSPLSLLQGRGETR, encoded by the coding sequence ATGCCCATTTCATTCACATGCCTTAAGATTCTCTTCCCAAACATGGCCACACTTCTTAGATTGTTCTTTGCTCTTATCTTCCTTTCAATCCCTGTTTCATCCCAGCTTAACCAATTTTTCTTAGCTGGATTCAAAGATGTAGGCACCAACATAACCTTAAACGGAATCGCTGAGATCCAAAAAACTGGCATTCTTAAATTAACCAACGAGACCAGTCGGTTAATGGGCCATACTTTCTATACCTCTCCATTTCAGTTCAAGAACTCCACCAATGGTAAAGCTTTCTCTTTTTCCACATCTTTTGTTTTTACCATAGTCCCCGAGTATCCAAAGCTCGGAGGCCACGGCCTTGCTTTCACAATCGCAACCACTAAGGATCTACAAGCTCATCCAAGCCAGTACCTTGGCCTTTTCAATCCTAGCGATGTGGGAAATTCCTCAGATCATCTCTTCGCAGTTGAGTTCGACACTGTCCAAGACTTCGAGTTCGGAGACATCAACGACAACCATGTTGGAATCGACATCAATAGCTTAACCTCCAATGCCTCAGCCACCGCAGCATACTTCACCGACAGTTCAACAAAACAAGACCTTAACCTCAAGAGTGGGAAAGCTATTCAAGCTTGGATCGACTACGATTCAGTTCAAAATGTTCTCAACGTTACCATTTCTCCATTTTCTTCTAAACCCAGCAAGCCAATCTTATCTTTTCCTTTAGATCTCTCACCAATCCTTCAAGAATCCATGTACGTTGGCTTCTCTGCTTCAACGGGTTTGCTTGCGAGCTCACACTATGTTTTGGGCTGGAGCTTCAAGATTAATGGGCAAGCTCCAGCTCTTGATCTCTCTTCTCTGCCTTCACTACCTGGACTCAAGAAGCAACAATACACAGCTCTAAAAGTAGGTGTTTCTGTTTCAGCTATTGTTCTTGCACTATCTGCAATTTTCGTTGCTATATACTTGTTCAGGAAGATTAAGAACGCCGACATAGTCGAAGATTGGGAGCTTGAACTAGGCCCACATCGTTATTCTTACCCAGAACTAAAGAAAGCAACCAATGGTTTCGGAGAAAAAGGGCTACTTGGTAGTGGTGGTTTTGGTCTAGTTTACAAAGGTACGCTTCCGAATTCAAAAACCCAAGTTGCTGTTAAGAGAATCTCCCACAAATCCCAACAGGGTTTGCGTGAATTTGTATCGGAAATCGCTAGCATTGGTCGACTTCGCCACCGGAATTTGGTTCAATTATTGGGTTGGTGTCGTAAACGAGGCGATCTTCTTCTTGTGTATGATTTTATGGCTAATGGGAGCCTAGATAATTCCTTGTTTGATGAGCCAAAAACAGTTCTTTCTTGGGAGCAAAGGTTCACCATCATAAAGGGTGTTGCTTCTGGGCTTTTGTATCTACACGAAGGCTATGAACAAGTTGTGATTCACAGAGATGTTAAGGCTAGCAACGTGTTACTAGACAGTGAACTCAATGGAAGACTAGGCGATTTTGGACTAGCAAGACTATGTGAACACGGGTCGAACCCGGGTACAACTCGGGTCGTTGGCACTTTAGGCTATCTTGCACCAGAGTTGCCTAGAACAGGAAAGGCCACAACATGTTCAGATGTGTTTGCATTTGGTGCACTTTTGCTCGAGGTTGCTTGTGGGCGTAGGCCCATTGAGCCCAAGGCAATGCCGGAAGAGTTGGTCTTGGTCGATTGGGTTTGGGACAGGTTCATTGAAGGAAAGCTACTTGATGTGGTGGACCCAAGGTTGAATGGTGATTTTGATGAGAGTGAGATGGTGATGGTGTTAAAGTTGGGGCTAATGTGTTCAAATAATGCACCAATGGCACGGCCTAGTATGAGACAAGTGGTGAGGTACTTGGAAGGAGAGGCTAACATCTCGGATGATTTGAGAGCCCCAAGTGAGTTCAATGGAGGAAAGGGTCATGTGGAAgggtttgatgattttgtgCACTCGTTTGCATCTTCCTCGTTTGGAAGGATGGACTCGTTCTCATCCACAATGAATAGAAATAGAAGTGTCAGTCTTGCTTCTCTTTCTACTTCACCTCTCTCCCTTCTCCAAGGCAGAGGGGAAACTAGGTAG
- the LOC115951877 gene encoding uncharacterized protein LOC115951877: protein MAWLSGATKSLHYRQLFAHRHHQKSTSSSTLGILTFDVAKTMSRLVCLYKSLSDDQLLKLRKEIMRSKGVAYLNSKDEGFLLNLACSERLEDLNQAAIAVARFGQKCSDLGLNRFDLIYSDLKLGVIDLGKLEYNTKHVLKIIERMEKSISATANLHAALESLAELEASERKIERWKNTIGPKQISNLEYIKQKIVVQRKQVQHYRETSLWYKGFDKSVGHMARIVCVIYARICSVFEPYISDLPFFSNNSNLRPVSNHNKRQNFWIRQDDESEYEDTDKNEKSNSKSGPVPNNNKRFIVRFLSHELNPSSQDRDIESTTTQRNRGAMMTNYNNHVFALAPPHTVGGSGLSLRYANVIICAERCLYAPATIGEEAREALYEMLPARLKGTVRAKLKSNRLKRDEEDCDGHSLAEGWRDALEEIMGWLGPLAHDTMTWQAERNMERQKFDSKPRVLLLQTLHYSDLEKTEAAIVEVLVGLSCIYRFENRCLPGSSATVQYI from the coding sequence ATGGCCTGGCTCTCTGGAGCAACCAAGAGCCTCCATTATCGCCAACTCTTCGCTCACCGCCACCACCAAAAATCAACCTCGTCTTCCACCCTCGGAATCCTCACATTCGACGTCGCTAAGACTATGTCTCGCCTTGTCTGTCTCTACAAATCTCTCTCCGATGATCAACTCTTAAAGCTCCGCAAAGAGATCATGAGGTCTAAAGGTGTCGCCTACTTGAACTCCAAAGACGAAGGCTTTCTTCTCAACCTCGCTTGTTCCGAGCGGCTCGAGGATCTCAATCAAGCTGCCATCGCCGTCGCTCGGTTTGGCCAGAAGTGTTCTGATTTGGGACTCAACCGCTTCGACCTCATTTACTCCGACTTAAAACTCGGGGTCATCGACCTGGGAAAACTCGAATACAACACGAAGCACGTCCTTAAAATCATCGAAAGAATGGAGAAATCCATTTCCGCCACCGCCAATCTACACGCAGCGTTGGAATCTTTAGCCGAATTGGAAGCATCGGAGCGAAAAATAGAGCGGTGGAAAAACACTATCGGTCCCAAACAGATTTCGAACTTGGAATACATAAAGCAGAAAATCGTGGTTCAGAGAAAACAAGTGCAACACTACAGAGAAACCTCGCTGTGGTATAAAGGCTTTGACAAAAGCGTCGGACACATGGCTCGAATCGTTTGCGTCATCTACGCTCGAATCTGCTCCGTTTTCGAACCCTACATTTCGGATCTACCATTTTTCTCCAACAACAGCAACCTACGCCCTGTTTCAAATCATAACAAAAGGCAAAACTTTTGGATTCGCCAAGACGATGAAAGCGAATATGAAGACACAGACAAGAACGAAAAGTCGAATTCGAAATCAGGTCCGGTACCGAATAACAATAAAAGGTTTATAGTCAGGTTCTTGAGTCACGAACTGAACCCATCTTCACAGGACCGTGATATCGAGTCCACGACGACCCAACGAAACCGCGGAGCGATGATGACGAATTACAACAATCACGTGTTCGCGTTGGCGCCACCGCACACGGTGGGTGGATCGGGGCTATCGCTGCGGTACGCGAATGTGATAATATGTGCGGAGCGGTGTTTGTACGCGCCGGCTACGATAGGAGAGGAGGCGCGTGAGGCATTGTACGAGATGTTACCGGCGAGGCTGAAGGGGACAGTGAGAGCGAAGCTGAAGAGCAATCGGTTGAAAAGGGACGAAGAGGATTGCGATGGGCACTCGCTCGCAGAAGGGTGGAGGGACGCGTTGGAAGAGATCATGGGGTGGCTGGGGCCTTTGGCTCATGACACGATGACGTGGCAGGCGGAGAGGAACATGGAGAGGCAGAAGTTCGATTCGAAGCCTAGAGTGTTGTTGTTGCAGACACTGCATTACTCGGATTTGGAGAAGACGGAGGCCGCCATTGTTGAGGTTTTGGTGGGGTTGAGTTGTATATATAGGTTCGAGAATCGATGCTTGCCTGGTAGTTCTGCTACTGTTCAGTATATATGA